One region of Turicibacter bilis genomic DNA includes:
- the yfcE gene encoding phosphodiesterase yields the protein MKLMFASDIHGSAYWAKKVLERFEEEQADYLVLLGDLLYHGPRNPLPQDYNPQVVIKLLNSIKHQIIAIRGNCDSEVDEMVLEFPITADYNIIPLKNRKLMASHGHLYNDQQIPSSLIEGDIFIFGHIHVPILKQQDGVYILNPGSTTLPKENHPNSYGILNHDQFKVKTFDGKVYKEIALK from the coding sequence ATGAAATTAATGTTCGCATCGGATATTCATGGATCAGCTTATTGGGCAAAAAAAGTATTAGAACGTTTTGAAGAAGAGCAAGCGGATTACTTAGTGTTACTTGGTGACTTATTGTATCATGGACCAAGAAACCCGCTACCACAAGACTATAATCCACAAGTAGTTATTAAATTATTAAACAGTATCAAACACCAAATTATTGCGATTCGTGGAAATTGTGATAGTGAGGTTGATGAAATGGTGTTAGAATTCCCCATTACAGCAGATTATAACATCATTCCATTAAAAAATCGTAAATTAATGGCCTCACATGGACACCTTTATAATGATCAACAAATTCCGAGCTCATTGATTGAAGGTGATATCTTCATTTTTGGTCATATCCACGTGCCAATTTTAAAACAACAAGATGGTGTGTACATCTTAAATCCAGGATCGACAACCTTACCAAAAGAAAATCATCCAAATTCATATGGGATTTTAAATCACGATCAGTTTAAAGTTAAAACATTTGATGGAAAAGTCTACAAAGAAATCGCACTAAAATAA
- the glnA gene encoding type I glutamate--ammonia ligase, translating into MATLTKEEILRIAHEEGVNFIRLMFTDLFGVVKNVEIPLSQLEKALSNQMMFDGSSIEGFTRIQESDMYLYPDLSTWLIFPWTPGEAKIARLICDVHNVDGTPFAGDPRSNLRRVLGEMKELGFARFNLGPEAEFFLFKLDENGLPTGELNDHGGYFDYAPLDLAENCRRDIVIELEKLGFEIEASHHEVAPGQHEIDFKYDDVLAACDKIQTFKLVVKSIARKHGLYATFMPKPIAGINGSGMHCNVSLFNEDGSNAFFDKEGDLQLSETAYHFMAGILKHVRNFTAVSNPTVNSYKRLTPGYEAPVYVAWSPSNRSPLVRVPASRGMGTRLEVRSVDPSANPYLALAAILASGLDGIKNKLTPPASVEENIFEMTQEELDAHSITALPGSLSEAVKLLEQDEVIKDALGAHIFEKFVEAKHAEYDEYRLAVHEWELKRYMSLL; encoded by the coding sequence ATGGCAACTTTAACAAAAGAAGAAATCTTACGTATTGCACATGAAGAAGGAGTAAACTTTATTCGTTTAATGTTTACAGATTTATTTGGGGTAGTAAAAAATGTTGAGATTCCTTTATCTCAATTAGAAAAAGCATTAAGCAATCAAATGATGTTCGATGGATCGTCAATTGAAGGATTTACTCGTATTCAAGAAAGTGATATGTACTTATATCCTGATTTAAGCACATGGTTAATCTTCCCTTGGACGCCAGGAGAAGCTAAAATTGCTCGTTTAATCTGTGATGTTCATAATGTTGATGGAACTCCATTTGCAGGAGACCCACGTTCTAACTTACGCCGTGTATTAGGTGAAATGAAAGAATTAGGATTTGCTCGTTTCAATTTAGGGCCAGAAGCTGAGTTCTTCTTATTCAAATTAGATGAGAATGGATTACCAACCGGTGAATTAAATGACCACGGTGGATACTTCGATTACGCACCATTAGATTTAGCAGAAAATTGCCGTCGTGATATCGTAATCGAACTTGAAAAATTAGGATTTGAAATTGAGGCATCTCATCACGAAGTTGCTCCAGGGCAACATGAAATCGACTTCAAATATGATGATGTATTAGCAGCATGTGACAAAATTCAAACATTTAAATTAGTTGTTAAATCAATTGCTCGTAAACACGGATTATATGCAACATTCATGCCAAAACCAATCGCTGGAATCAACGGTTCAGGAATGCACTGTAACGTTTCATTATTCAATGAAGATGGATCAAATGCATTCTTTGATAAAGAAGGAGATTTACAATTAAGTGAAACAGCATATCATTTTATGGCTGGTATCTTAAAACACGTTCGTAACTTCACAGCCGTATCTAACCCAACAGTTAACTCATATAAACGTTTAACTCCAGGTTATGAAGCTCCAGTTTACGTGGCATGGTCACCATCTAACCGTTCGCCACTAGTACGTGTACCTGCTTCTCGTGGAATGGGAACTCGTTTAGAAGTACGTTCAGTTGACCCATCAGCTAACCCATATTTAGCATTAGCTGCAATCTTAGCATCTGGATTAGATGGAATCAAAAACAAATTAACACCTCCAGCGTCAGTTGAAGAAAATATCTTTGAAATGACTCAAGAAGAATTAGATGCACATTCAATTACAGCTTTACCAGGATCATTATCAGAAGCTGTAAAATTATTAGAGCAAGATGAAGTTATTAAAGATGCTTTAGGTGCTCATATTTTTGAAAAATTCGTTGAAGCGAAACATGCTGAATACGATGAGTATCGTTTAGCTGTTCATGAATGGGAATTAAAACGTTACATGAGCTTGTTATAA
- a CDS encoding ANTAR domain-containing response regulator: MGERIIIASQSERLVSTIRSQVTSSGYEVVGITTDGYDLIRRSKALAPEVVIVDEDLPGMSIVSLVETLIHERQAVLLLGKSYQKFYYRQDPYFEFCEKPVQSIVLSTMLRVLTKYGQTVRQLESKVNELEQAQKTEKTIRLAKRALQQNQNMTEDEAHRYIQKRSMELRISKLELAERILKSYKKNS, encoded by the coding sequence ATGGGAGAGCGTATTATTATTGCATCACAATCAGAGAGATTAGTGTCAACAATTAGGTCCCAAGTAACGAGTTCTGGTTATGAAGTCGTAGGGATAACGACGGATGGATATGATTTAATTCGCCGGTCAAAAGCATTAGCACCCGAAGTAGTTATTGTGGATGAAGATTTGCCAGGAATGAGTATTGTATCACTTGTAGAAACATTGATTCATGAACGTCAAGCAGTTTTATTATTAGGAAAGTCTTATCAAAAGTTTTATTATAGACAAGATCCGTATTTTGAATTTTGTGAAAAGCCGGTTCAATCCATTGTTTTATCAACGATGCTACGTGTCTTGACGAAATACGGTCAAACAGTCAGACAATTAGAATCAAAAGTTAACGAATTAGAACAAGCTCAAAAAACTGAGAAAACTATACGGTTAGCTAAGCGTGCGTTACAACAAAATCAGAATATGACAGAGGATGAGGCACATCGCTATATTCAAAAACGTAGTATGGAACTACGAATTAGTAAGTTAGAACTTGCTGAGAGAATTTTAAAAAGTTATAAAAAAAACAGTTGA
- the pyrE gene encoding orotate phosphoribosyltransferase, producing the protein MKRTIAKHLLNIHAVLLRPENPFTWTSGIKSPIYCDNRLTLSYPEVRRDIEAGLCEIVKEHYPECEMLMGTATAGIPHAAIMADKLDLPMGYVRSSAKKHGRGNQVEGLVKERMKVVVVEDLISTGKSSIEAVEVLRELGCDVLGIVSIFSYELETGLKNLEAASCKNVSLCNYQTLVEVAAEIGEISEESIEKLSAWRKDPSDESWLTK; encoded by the coding sequence ATGAAACGTACAATTGCTAAACATTTACTAAATATTCACGCCGTATTACTACGTCCAGAAAATCCATTCACTTGGACATCAGGAATTAAGTCACCAATCTATTGTGACAACCGTTTAACATTATCTTATCCAGAAGTTCGTCGTGACATCGAAGCAGGATTATGTGAAATTGTAAAAGAACATTATCCTGAGTGTGAAATGTTAATGGGGACAGCGACAGCTGGTATTCCTCACGCTGCAATTATGGCAGATAAATTAGACTTACCAATGGGATACGTACGTTCATCAGCTAAAAAACATGGCCGTGGGAACCAAGTTGAAGGATTAGTTAAAGAAAGAATGAAAGTAGTTGTTGTTGAAGATTTAATTTCAACAGGAAAATCTTCAATTGAAGCTGTTGAAGTTTTACGTGAATTAGGGTGCGATGTATTAGGGATCGTTTCTATCTTCTCATATGAATTAGAAACAGGATTAAAGAACTTAGAAGCAGCATCATGCAAAAATGTTTCATTATGTAACTATCAAACGTTAGTTGAAGTTGCAGCAGAAATTGGAGAAATCTCTGAAGAATCAATTGAAAAATTATCGGCATGGCGTAAAGATCCAAGTGATGAAAGTTGGTTAACAAAATAG
- the pyrF gene encoding orotidine-5'-phosphate decarboxylase → MFYVNKAVIIALDFKNFEETKAFIDQFEESLYVKVGMELFYAEGPQIIKYLKEKNHKIFLDLKLHDIPNTVKSAMKNLARLGVDMVNVHAAGTIPMMKAAVEGLIEGTPEGENRPLCIAVTQLTSTSEEMMQEQILINETLPNTVLKYAQFTKEAGLDGIVCSALETKEIHEKLGLDFVTCTPGIRQASDSVDDQKRVVTPEKARELGSDYIVVGRSITRAQNPVETYQLINKQFLGL, encoded by the coding sequence ATGTTCTACGTGAATAAAGCAGTTATCATTGCATTAGATTTTAAAAATTTTGAAGAGACAAAAGCATTCATTGATCAGTTTGAAGAATCATTATACGTTAAAGTTGGGATGGAACTGTTTTATGCAGAAGGTCCTCAAATCATCAAGTATTTAAAAGAGAAAAACCATAAAATTTTCTTAGATTTAAAATTACATGACATTCCAAACACAGTGAAGAGTGCGATGAAAAACTTAGCACGCTTAGGTGTAGATATGGTAAATGTTCATGCAGCTGGAACAATTCCAATGATGAAGGCTGCTGTAGAAGGATTAATTGAAGGAACCCCAGAAGGTGAAAACCGACCATTATGTATTGCGGTGACTCAATTAACGTCAACAAGTGAAGAAATGATGCAAGAGCAAATTTTAATCAATGAAACGTTACCAAACACAGTATTAAAATATGCCCAGTTTACAAAAGAGGCTGGTCTAGATGGAATCGTCTGCTCTGCGTTAGAAACAAAAGAAATTCATGAAAAATTAGGATTAGATTTTGTAACATGTACACCAGGAATCCGTCAGGCTAGTGACAGTGTAGATGATCAAAAACGTGTCGTCACACCAGAAAAAGCACGAGAATTAGGATCAGATTACATCGTAGTCGGACGCTCAATTACACGTGCACAAAACCCAGTTGAAACATATCAGTTAATTAATAAACAATTTCTTGGATTATAA
- a CDS encoding dihydroorotate dehydrogenase, which produces MNRLAVKLPGLNLKNPVIPASGCFGFGREFAEYYDLSRLGSIMIKAATDEPRIGNPTPRVAETPGGMLNAIGLQNPGVDVIIERELPFLEQYNLPIIANVAGKTLEEYVTVAEKISKAPNVAALEINISCPNVKEGGIAFGTDANVAAELTKAIKEVSSVPVYIKLSPNVTNVVEIAKAVEAAGADGITMINTLLGMRFDLKTGKTILANGTGGLSGPAIKPVALRMIHDVYKNVNIPIIGMGGIETAEDVLEFLYAGASAVAVGTANFINPYACVDIIDRLPEVLDKYGFEKLSDAVGYAHK; this is translated from the coding sequence ATGAATCGTTTAGCAGTTAAATTACCAGGATTAAATCTTAAAAACCCAGTTATCCCAGCATCAGGATGCTTTGGATTTGGACGGGAATTCGCTGAATATTATGACTTGTCACGTTTAGGATCTATCATGATTAAGGCTGCAACCGATGAGCCGCGTATTGGAAATCCTACACCACGCGTGGCTGAAACACCAGGTGGAATGTTAAATGCAATCGGATTACAGAACCCAGGTGTTGATGTCATTATTGAGCGTGAATTACCATTTTTAGAACAATATAATTTACCAATTATCGCAAATGTGGCAGGTAAAACATTAGAAGAATACGTTACAGTTGCTGAAAAAATTTCTAAAGCACCCAATGTAGCTGCTTTAGAAATCAATATTTCATGTCCAAATGTTAAAGAAGGTGGAATTGCCTTCGGAACAGATGCGAATGTTGCCGCAGAATTAACGAAAGCAATTAAAGAAGTTTCAAGTGTTCCAGTTTATATTAAATTATCCCCAAATGTCACAAATGTTGTTGAGATTGCAAAAGCAGTTGAAGCGGCAGGGGCGGATGGAATTACAATGATTAATACGTTACTTGGAATGCGTTTTGATTTAAAAACAGGAAAAACAATCTTAGCTAATGGAACAGGTGGATTATCAGGACCTGCGATTAAACCAGTTGCACTACGTATGATTCATGATGTGTATAAAAATGTTAACATTCCAATTATCGGAATGGGTGGAATTGAGACAGCAGAAGATGTGTTAGAATTCTTATACGCAGGAGCGAGTGCCGTTGCTGTAGGGACAGCTAATTTCATCAACCCATATGCATGTGTGGATATCATCGACCGCTTACCAGAAGTATTAGACAAATACGGATTTGAAAAATTAAGCGATGCAGTCGGATATGCTCATAAATAA
- a CDS encoding dihydroorotate dehydrogenase electron transfer subunit has product MRKVQNMTVVSQKLIAKNVYEIILSGNLVQGMLQAGQFVNIKINEVAYPLLRRPISICEINQELNQFKMIYRAEGEGTKLLSQKQAGEQVDILGPLGTGFDIEDVQANETVVLVGGGIGVPPMYEMAKRLHAKGNKVIAVLGFASSVDVFYEEEFKAYADVYITTMDGSHGYKGNVVELINDKQLNFDWIYGCGPKVMLKAIDEQFGQTKKGYLSFEERMACGIGACYACVCQLNSGKMARVCKEGPVFKLGEVAL; this is encoded by the coding sequence ATGCGTAAAGTTCAGAATATGACGGTTGTCAGTCAAAAGTTAATTGCAAAAAATGTGTATGAAATTATTTTAAGTGGAAACTTAGTTCAAGGAATGCTGCAAGCAGGGCAATTCGTCAATATTAAAATTAACGAGGTGGCTTATCCACTATTAAGACGTCCAATCTCAATTTGTGAGATTAATCAAGAGTTAAATCAATTTAAGATGATTTACCGTGCAGAAGGAGAAGGAACAAAACTTCTTTCTCAAAAACAAGCAGGTGAACAAGTTGATATTTTAGGACCGCTAGGAACAGGATTCGATATTGAAGATGTTCAAGCAAATGAAACAGTTGTATTAGTTGGGGGAGGAATTGGAGTTCCACCAATGTACGAAATGGCCAAACGATTACATGCAAAAGGTAACAAAGTGATCGCTGTTTTAGGATTCGCTTCTTCAGTTGATGTTTTCTATGAAGAAGAATTTAAAGCTTATGCAGACGTATACATCACGACAATGGATGGTAGTCATGGTTACAAAGGTAATGTTGTTGAATTAATCAATGACAAACAATTAAACTTCGACTGGATTTATGGATGTGGACCAAAAGTGATGTTAAAAGCGATTGATGAACAATTCGGTCAAACGAAAAAAGGATATTTATCATTTGAAGAGCGCATGGCATGTGGAATTGGAGCTTGTTATGCTTGTGTTTGTCAATTAAACAGTGGGAAAATGGCTCGTGTTTGTAAAGAAGGACCAGTATTCAAACTTGGGGAGGTTGCATTATAA